In Lacerta agilis isolate rLacAgi1 chromosome 8, rLacAgi1.pri, whole genome shotgun sequence, one genomic interval encodes:
- the LOC117051660 gene encoding phospholipase A2 inhibitor and Ly6/PLAUR domain-containing protein-like, with protein MQAALGLLLFSVLLAGASSLDCEVCNNNAKTCTGQKVTCDDKNDVCLHMVTETTGGGFRVNKKCEKKAVCDSLTNLKGKPATGQYTGVINEVVCSKAPSSYASLLLALSGLLLKNVLF; from the exons ATGCAGGCTGCCCTGGGACTCCTCCTCTTTTCAGTGCTTCTTGCTGGAG CTAGCTCTTTGGACTGTGAAGTATGCAACAATAACGCTAAAACTTGCACTGGGCAAAAGGTGACTTGTGACGATAAGAATGATGTCTGCTTACATATGGTGACAGAAACCACAGGCG GGGGGTTCCGCGTCAATAAGAAGTGTGAGAAGAAGGCTGTGTGTGATTCTTTAACAAACCTGAAAGGGAAGCCTGCAACTGGTCAATATACAGGAGTAATTAATGAAGTTGTGTGTAGCAAGGCCCCTTCATCTTATGCATCGCTCCTCCTGGCCCTCTCTGGGCTCCTGCTGAAGAACGTCCTCTTCTAA